The following nucleotide sequence is from Coffea eugenioides isolate CCC68of chromosome 3, Ceug_1.0, whole genome shotgun sequence.
AACATTAGGACTATTTATTCTACGGTATTGTCAATTTAAACCAAGCCAATGAGTCTTTTGGTTAAACATGCTTCCTCCTTGAGATAAATTAGGGATGCATATTTTATGTCATTCTCTCCACTGTACAATTTTGAGCTTTGAAATTCCTCCAATTGATGGGTGgatttcaaatccaaatccaCTCAAATCCCTCATCCAAACAGATCCTAAGGAAATCTTCATCCCTTGTAGATGCGTTGCACTTTGCTATCTCATCAAACAAATTATGTTAAGACATGAATGATTCGGAATACATTTTGGCTGGATTTGGAAGGGTAAACTCTGTGTTTATTTTGTATTAAACAAAAGTTCTCAtggttaattatttatttggagcTAACAACGGCATGTTCCTCCCTTGTCAATAATACTGTCAAGAGCCaataaatagaacaaataaaatgataaatttacCCTCTACTCAcaacaataaataaaattcaacaaaaagaagaaaaagttgcaaaaataaaaatcgaGAGAGTTTAATAGAGAGAACATAAAGATAATTGAACAAAATAAATCTTTATCCCAAAGCCTAAACTTTAAAAATTGAtagataaaagaaaatataagaaTGGAAATTGCAGAAAATAATCAAAAGGAAGTTCACGTACAAAAGAAATGGATTTCCGACTGAAAATCCATGTACAATATTTTATTCAACAGCTGGAGATAACATACTACACTAGAACCATGCTTCCATTTATTTATGCAACGGCTAGAACAATTTGCTAATTGTTCATTTAGATGCTAGCAGCATTTTAGCTTGGAGCTTTAGCATGATTCAGCAGTTACCAACACAGGTACCCTCATGCGTAGGTTGATCGACGATGCACAGACAGGAACCACAACAGCCCCATGGATTATATCTGCAGGGTTTCCCGAGGGGTGAACATTCCCCTTCCTGACCATCATGAACCCCAACGCCAAGCATTTTTATAATCTGTCCTCCAATTGGCAGCATTTTTCTGGATGCAGTTTTGACAGCATTGGTGGTTTCTGTAGCTTCCCCAGCTTCATCTTGCCCCAGCACTAGGGCTGTGCATCGAAATCGAATTCGGTAAATCGGAAgtttgaaatcggaatttttcgaaattttgacATAAATTTTCCCGACCGAATTCGATTTCGAAATGGggaattccgatttcgaattcgatgccgaattgaattcggaattcggtgaattccgaattcaccgaattcaaacctgctccttttttttccttgttcaaAAACGGAAGAAACCTGTTCGAATTTAATGACTTCCCCAGGTGCAGTCCCCTTGGATTCCACAAGTCGGCTGTTTCTCTTATTCAAATTCAAGAGGAAAGGATAAAGGATGAAGCTGATAACATAACAATTATAGCCTATACAAACATCCTAGCAGAGTTTGAAATGCAGAAAGGAGGTGGAGGGCTTGGAGGAAGAGGAGGAGTAGACGGATTTAAGGGCGGCGGCAGCGGAGGAGGAGGAGGCGAAGGGGCGGCGAGAAGAGGAGGAAGGATTGGTCGAGAGTGGTGAGGCGCTCGCAGAGGCAGGAGGGGCAGAAACCAGTAAATTGTTCCTGAAGGTGGCGGTCACAGCTGAAGGAGGAACGCGGAGGCTGCGGCGGAGGAGGAGACGGAGATGCTGGGTCAGCAGCAGTGGGATTCATAACCGGTGGTGGTAGTGCGAAATGCCCCCCAGTCCAGTGCTGCTCATACTACTATTTGTCACTGCTTACATTCACATAAATTCGCTAGATCTAACTCTGGAATTTAAGAGAATGTTTTTGGTTAGGATTCCTGGGTCTCTGCGTGTATTTGTCCGTGTGAATGTGAATGTGGtgtttcccttctttcttttcttttttttttcttttgtacgtttgtttttgttaattgttgttatataatatatattatttatgtattgttaaaaaatattatattatattatatataactATTAttattcgaaatcgaaatcatagttccgatttcgaattccgatttcgaattccccaattcgaattcggtaattccgatttcaaaaattatattttcgaATTCGACCCGATTTCGACtaattcgaaatcggaattacCGAATTTCATTTCGAATTACCGAAATTCCGAATtcgaaattccgaattcaattcgaaatCGGTCGGTAAATCGGAATTTTTCGACTTTGCACACCCCTACCCAGCACCACCACCATGCctgcaaaagaaattaaaaacaaaaatcttAGTAGGAAATTAGCTAGAAATGGATGGTAATTGGGTTCTACTAGTAATTAATACTCTAATTGAATTTAAAGACAAACTAACAATTCAACTACTAGTAATGCATTAAATCTCCATGAACTTTCACCTTAGTTACATTTTACCCCCTAAACTTCTCTAATAGGCACTTTTCGTGCCACCCCTCcccccaaaaaaatttttggacaaaaatgTCCTagcaataatttttttaactctCTCATGATACTATTTCCTTCCTTCCATACTAGATGATACGAAGTAATTTGAATACTatgtgagagagaaagagagagagagagagactatTGTGATAGTTATGACTGTATGCAAatgataaaacaaaataagtatAAGAGACTAACTAGATGCAAGGAGCACAAGAACAAGGACGAAAGAATGATTAAAAGCCATTTGGTGTGAGATCCTGAGTGCATAAACTTTTGCACACCTGCGTGTATATATATAGTGCTGAATGAAGCGGTAGACGTAACCCCTTGGGTCCACTGGTGTGACCCATAAACTTTTTGAGCTAAAATTATGCGTTCAAAATGATTAATCCAAATTTATTAGTAATTTGATGGGGTCGAACTTATATTTGATTTAGTTCTTCATTCTATTTTAAATGTCGAACATCTCATTGAATCCTTTTCCCATAGAAATTTTACGTTCTTGCAAAATTTGCTCATAACTATCCACTTAATCGTATGCAGATTTTAGAGAATCCCGCACAGAGATCACACGAAATTTGTTTTGATACCTCCAAATCTATTAGATTGGCCCAATAACTTTTTGAATTGAAACTATGtgttaattcaaaattattaataattCGGTGGACCGAAACTTatatttcatttctttcttcttccgaTATCCGACGTGGATTATCTCAGTAGATGGTCACTTGCATGGACACAAAAAACACGTTCCGGATAAGATTTTGGGATAAGATGGCTGAATGAAAGGGTAGTTGGTGGTCATAACTTCACTCGATGATTGGGGGTAGGCGGCAATAATTTCCGTTGCATGACCCCCAAGAACACAATTCCGAATGAGATATGGGATGAAAGGCTGGTGGTTCATAAACTTTGCGATGTACTCTTTGATAACATCGTACCTGATTTGTCTTGTCATCTTTAACAACTTTTAAGGATAAAATACACTTTATCTCTAGTGCCTGAAATTGCTGCTATTTCACacaaaaaaattattgaaaaaaaaagacctTTTCATTTACACGGCAATAGGCCCAAAAACCAgtctctccaaaaaaaaaaaggcacttTATCCCATGTAGATCTGTTGCACTTTGCTATCTGATCAAACAAATTATGTTAAGACTTGAATGATTCGGAATACATTTTGGCTGGATTTGTAAGGGTAAACTTTGTGTTATTTTGTATTAAACAAAAGTTCTCATGGTTTAATTGGGTTAATTTcacatacctcccttgagttttGTACAATTGTAGAAAGCTCCCCTCAAGTTctaaaaattacacctacctcacctattttcactatttaagtaacatTTTAGGCGCAAAAGGTTatactttttctcaaaattcctATAATACCCTTGAGTTATAATTTACAAcaaaaatgtaaaggaaaaaaatggttCACAATCTCTATTTCATTTATCTTTACTTGCTATCACTAATACCTATccatcaacatccaaatcatCATTAAATAAACACTTAGCTTTGTTCTAATGTACCTTttttatctaaaaattttttatgttgACCATTGTACCAACTATAAACACTACATCAGATACTCAAAAGTTTTCCTATAATCTCATATCAATATAATATTTTACTTAATACACAAAAATATTCATTAATATCCCTAAATTTTAATTCCATGGCTGCCACTTTttaaatacaaaataatctaAACCATTACTACTAATATCAATATCCAATATACTCCATTGGCATAGAGtttaaaatcaatcaaattctcTGTATAGGAATGacatcaataattataaatcaaCAATAGAAACACAATGTTGTTATAAATATATACCAAGAACATTTTGTTTTCATGGTAAGATATAAATATATACCAATGTAGTTATAAATATATACCAAGATATGTACATATTGGTGGTTTGGTGTATATAATGATTTTATTAGTGGCGACAGTACACATTTGgttgataataataaataaatgattttaaaaggaaaatggatgTAGGAGAAAGAGGATAGATAGTTAAATGAGAAAAACTATAGTTTgaattattgattgataatagATGAGAGAGCTTTAatatttgatagagtttttcAATGAGTTGACAATTAATGAAGGGCATTGTTGTCTTTTTATTAcatcaagggaggtttctgtaATTATGTAAATTTCAAGGGAGCCGAGTGAAATTATtgaaaacctcaggggaggtttctaaaattatcccttatttaTTTAGAGCTAACAATGGCATGTGCATCACTGGACTCTTCAAACTTTCTTTTGATCGAAGTAAAATAGTGTAGTCAAATATAAATTAAGTTATTAAAATGGGCTAAAGGGCCTTGTGGGTTAATTTTGGGGTTAATTACATTTGTCTCCGTTAAGGTTTGACCAAACTATGAATCAAATCTTGAGGTTTAACTAAATTACATTTGCCTCCCTTGCAAATAATACAATCAAGAGCCaataaatagaacaaataaaatgacaaatttaccctCTACTGAcaacaataaataaaattcacaaaaaaaaaaaatcgatacCACAAAAATCACAAGCAAAACCATATCCCATCTTAGCCACGACTCATGAGCAATGCACAGAATCTCTTCTCCACTACCTCATAAACAGGGTTCATCATTCAAATCTCATGTCGAGAGGACAATCATTTGAACTAAAGATTTGGTTTTGGTAGTTAAATTGCAAGATCTATATTTTGATAGGTATTGCAATTcgtgttttttatttttctttctttttcctactTTTGATTGAATCTAAGGCTGACAATTTGTGAAGAAATAGTGTTttaatagaagaagaagaagaaggaggagtATTTTTGATAAGCAGCTAGTGAGTGTGTGCCCATTTAAATCCACTCTACACGAACAACGAAGTATTGTGCAACTAACAATTTTGCAACTCTGTTGGTTTCAATCCCTGAGGAAGAGAAGAGTTAAAGACTCAAATGGGAATAAGCTCGTGAGCAGTTTAGGACATTCACTGACTTTTTCGTTTAATATCAAGCAGTCAACGTTTGTTAAGCTTTTGTGTATTCGAAGGGTTCTTCAGTAGTTTGGTCTCAGGGTTTAGTTTGTAGTTTGGCCATACCTCGGGGAGGTAAATATaattaacccttaattttaATATCCATTGATGAAAGAAAAATAGTTTCATAAAAAACACGAAACTTATTAAAGCAGGCAAATGGTCTTTGTGGTTAATTTTATAACTTGGCAATCAGCTGAAGATCCGGTTACCAGATTGTCAATCTATTCGGCCCTATTTGTTAGACGGGAAAGTCATACAAGAAAATGTGTCGTTCTATAAGCGAAGTGAGATAATTGTACTCTCCAAGGGCCGTGTTCCGCATACCGTCTGTTTAGAAATTCAAGTAGCTTTCATCACATTGGATGATGACAAACTGGATTGTTTTCATATTTGTGCATGTATATTTAAAGTAGTATTAAAAAACTGTTGGCATTTTGGACCCACTCTACCGCTGTCTCCCCTCGCGTGcgcaaacatatatatatatatatatatatatatatatatatatgagcttttttttttttttgagatataaGAGTTTTTAACATGAAACGATATTTTCTTATCATAAATTAAACAAAGAGAATAATAAGAAAAACTGCTGATCTTATTGTGAGTCACCCACAAAAGTTTTTACTCCCAGAATGTTTAAGTGATATTTTTGAGTACTTTTCAAGAGCTCTTGAGATTAggttcccccccccccctctctctctttaGATTCTTGTATCTTTAATTTTAATTagttaataaaataaaatttatttaaaaaataaaaatgaaatgtgttttgggAGATGTATAACTTTAGATCAGAGACATACGTGAGTACTCCATTTTGAACCCCCATTAAGCCATTATCAAAAAGTAGTAGTAAAGTATTACGAGTTGGAAAAAATATAGTTTTGGTCCCTGATGTTTAGCTACTTTgcagttttagtttttaaaattttgttaaaaacaaATTTGATTCTCAATGTTTAGCATATGTGTAGTTTTAGTCCGTAAAATTTTAGCAATAGTAATTAAATCCGGTCCCCAATATTACAAATTGGAAGCATTATTTAGGACAATTGATgtattttttcaaatattgaCGGAGTCAGTCATGACAATCACATGTTTGTTgaattaaatttcttaaaaaagaagCAAACTAACTAGTAATCTTGAACAATAAGAGTAACTTACATGATAGAACGTTAGTAACTAATTATTAAAgaatatatatgaaaaactaaGTATTATGATTTGTTGATTAAAGGTAATAGGATTAGAATATGAAAATGGATTCTAGATCGATGAATTGAATGCTTCGAAACCTTAGTTAATTAATTTGGACACAAGCAATTAGTccttattattgttatttaaaGTTAGCCACtattttgattctttattttgaaatttaatttaatggACACATGATTAGACATGACTACATTTTGTTAGTATTTGAgaaaaattcttcaaatgttCTAAATCTGCTTTAAATTGGATACACTGGGTACCAGATTTGTTCTTATCAAAACTTTAAGGACTAAGACTATACATATACTAAACACTAACGACCAAA
It contains:
- the LOC113765092 gene encoding uncharacterized protein LOC113765092 isoform X2, producing the protein MAFNHSFVLVLVLLASSMVVLGQDEAGEATETTNAVKTASRKMLPIGGQIIKMLGVGVHDGQEGECSPLGKPCRYNPWGCCGSCLCIVDQPTHEGTCVGNC